From Fusarium oxysporum f. sp. lycopersici 4287 chromosome 13, whole genome shotgun sequence, one genomic window encodes:
- a CDS encoding hypothetical protein (At least one base has a quality score < 10): protein MATYKETVSAALQHRDIGLGKVEPKLQGIPDELPLSSQSLPQGVLTAREIEITEKYSVIELLDVLRKREIKVEEVTRAFLRRAALAQVATNCLVELMWDQAIERAKYLDSLPEPKGKLFGLPISTKEHHGMVGDNVSTHASFVAWIGKAHGSNLLYDHLYDEGCVFYVRTTQPQTIMHLETISNIYGRTVNPYNRDLTAGGSSGGEGALLGFRGSILGVGGDIGGSVRCPAAHNGIYAFKPTLKRISVMGARSIMVGKETVSSTPGPMTVDRESLELFMEIALSKKPWLIDPSLTAKPWTPFKFDRPLKVAVQWWDGVVQPHPPMTRALKEVAEACRKAGMEVVDWDCEPLDHKKGWEILSALYWPDGGKEALELMEAAGEPVLPLTKFIIQEQPSVKDLTMHELWELCTKRDDYRAAYARAWSYTSKNDGREVDVILCPPFPGAAAPHDQSRYWGYTSHWNLLDYPAAVFPVTTVDPEKDLKDLNYVPKNEDDKFNYDLYSPEKYANMPINLQIVGRRQYDEKVLAALKEIEHAMGRK, encoded by the exons ATGGCAACTTATAAAGAAACAGTATCAGCTGCCTTACAACATCGCGATATCGGCCTTGGCAAGGTCGAGCCAAAGCTACAGGGCATCCCCGATGAGCTTCCTCTCAGCTCTCAAAGCCTTCCTCAAGGTGTCTTGACTGCACGTGAGATTGAGATCACAGAAAAGTATTCAGTGATCGAGCTGCTCGATGTCCTCCGTAAGCGAGagatcaaggttgaggaggtgaCACGTGCATTCTTGCGGAGAGCGGCACTCGCTCAGGTTGCT ACCAACTGTTTAGTTGAACTTATGTGGGATCAAGCCATTGAGCGAGCCAAGTACCTCGACTCGCTACCGGAACCCAAAGGGAAGCTCTTCGGTCTTCCCATTTCCACTAAGGAGCATCACGGAATGGTTGGGGATAACGTCTCAACTCATGCCTCATTCGTTGCATGGATTGGCAAAGCCCACGGCTCCAACCTTCTCTATGACCACTTGTATGACGAAGGCTGCGTCTTCTACGTGCGGACTACTCAACCTCAAACTATCATGCATCTTGAGACCATCAGCAACATCTATGGGCGGACAGTCAACCCTTACAACCGTGATTTGACGGCTGGTGGCAGCAGTGGTGGCGAGGGAGCTTTGCTCGGCTTCCGTGGAAGCATCTTG ggtgttggtggtgataTTGGTGGCAGTGTCCGTTGCCCAGCTGCCCACAACGGAATCTATGCCTTCAA GCCAACTCTCAAGCGAATCTCAGTCATGGGCGCGCGATCGATCATGGTCGGCAAAGAGACCGTTTCCTCAACACCTGGACCGATGACGGTTGATCGCGAGTCCCTCGAACTGTTCATGGAAATTGCCTTGTCAAAGAAGCCATGGCTCATTGATCCTTCCCTTACAGCCAAGCCATGGACTCCTTTCAAATTCGACAGACCTCTGAAGGTTGCGGTTCAGTGGTGGGACGGTGTTGTCCAGCCCCATCCTCCCATGACAAGAGCTCTGAAGGAGGTTGCTGAAGCTTGTCGCAAGGCTGGTATGGAAGTTGTAGACTGGGACTGTGAGCCTTTGGATCACAAGAAGGGATGGGAGATTCTATCAGCATTGTACTGGCCCGATGGAGGCAAGGAGGCTCTTGAGCTCATGGAGGCCGCTGGGGAGCCTGTACTTCCATTGACAAAGTTCATTATTCAGGAGCAACCCAGCGTGAAGGATTTGACGATGCATGAGCTTTGGGAG CTGTGCACCAAGCGCGATGATTACCGGGCAGCATATGCTCGCGCTTGGTCATACACAAGCAAGAACGACGGAAGAGAGGTTGATGTGATTCTGTGCCCGCCATTCCCTGGAGCAGCAGCGCCTCATGATCAATCACGGTACTGGGGCTACACTTCACACTGGAACCTGCTTGACTA TCCCGCTGCAGTCTTCCCAGTAACAACAGTCGATCCTGAGAAGGACCTCAAGGATCTAAACTATGTCCCCAAGAACGAGGACGACAAGTTCAACTATGACTTGTACAGCCCCGAGAAATACGCCAACATGCCTATCAACCTGCAAATTGTTGGACGAAGGCAGTATGATGAGAAGGTACTTGCTGCGCTCAAAGAGATTGAGCACGCAATGGGTAGAAAGTGA
- a CDS encoding hypothetical protein (At least one base has a quality score < 10): MSDKRTILITGCSDERSYAASKDRLQPSVNESLRVELAPFGIRAINLFTGGVKSTFHNNSPDAELPKDSIYNIAKEAIEATMNGNEAGMNKPDAMTWAKQVAGDLSQRKPPYLIFRGGSAGLARLGTLFPTGTFDSTVKQLGGIDVLERKLKEAKSTPKPQ, translated from the exons ATGTCTGACAAGCGCACCATCTTGATAACAGGCTGCTCTGACGAAA GATCTTATGCAGCATCCAAAGACCGCTTGCAACCCAGTGTGAATGAGAGTTTGAGAGTCGAACTCGCGCCCTTTGGCATCCGGGCGATCAACCTGTTCACTGGTGGTGTCAAGTCTACTTTTCACAACAATTCACCTGATGCTGAGCTTCCCAAGGACTCGATATacaacatcgccaaggaGGCTATCGAAGCTACCATGAATGGCAACGAAGCAGGGATGAACAAACCTGATGCGATGACCTGGGCGAAACAGGTCGCTGGAGATTTGAGTCAACGTAAACCACCTTATCTGATCTTTCGAGGTGGTAGTGCTGGTTTGGCTCGCCTAGGCACTCTGTTTCCGACGGGCACCTTCGACTCGACTGTCAAACAACTTGGTGGCATAGACGTGTTGGAGAGAAAGCTGAAAGAGGCAAAGTCGACCCCTAAGCCTCAGTGA
- a CDS encoding hypothetical protein (At least one base has a quality score < 10), protein MGDYNIKSVAVVGAGAAGAISAAALKAENYFDRIRVFERRETPGGTWIYDADPKVAPIQPGGFPADIDKPLAIPENLPTATPPNQQERYAHTPIYQNLTTNVPQIAMSFSDQPFSYGPFVPHYVPRQYIETYFSTQKTDEYLSLNTTVEDVSQLPAATKGGLKPWRLTLRKYDSLRHLDVWWQEDFDAVILANGHYAIPWVPHVQGLEAYTEEFPGKVIHSKFYRSPWIYANKRVLVIGNSASGHDIAVDLLQSVHQPLYQSRRSRGRLDGDEPPLGMEWKTVIKEYRLDGTIVFDDGSELKDIDHVIYCTGYLPSYPFWNSKVNGRPLFDYKNRKLINNYWHTFFQDIPNLAVVGIRRVLTT, encoded by the exons ATGGGAGACTATAACATTAAGTCTGTTGCGGTTGTTGGAGCCGGAGCTGCCG GCGCCATTTCCGCGGCAGCTCTGAAGGCAGAGAATTACTTCGACCGTATTCGAGTGTTTGAACGGAGAGAAACACCTGGGGGTACTTG GATTTACGATGCCGATCCAAAAGTCGCTCCTATACAGCCTGGTGGTTTCCCAGCAGATATTGATAAGCCACTTGCGATTCCAGAGAACCTGCCTACCGCGACGCCTCCAAACCAGCAGGAGAGATACGCCCATACGCCAATCTATCAGAATCTCAC AACTAATGTGCCTCAAATCGCGATGTCATTCTCGGATCAGCCATTCTCCTATGGACCTTTCGTTCCCCATTATGTTCCTCGCCAGTACATCGAAACATATTTCTCCACACAAAAGACTGACGAATATTTGTCTCTCAACACTACAGTAGAAGATGTCTCCCAGCTACCTGCTGCTACTAAGGGAGGACTGAAGCCGTGGAGGTTAACGTTGCGGAAATATGACTCTCTACGTCACCTCGACGTCTGGTGGCAGGAGGACTTTGACGCCGTCATACTCGCCAACGGGCACTATGCTATTCCCTGG GTTCCCCATGTCCAAGGCTTGGAGGCATATACAGAGGAATTCCCTGGCAAAGTGATACACTCCAAATTCTATCGATCACCTTGGATATACGCCAACAAAAGAGTCCTTGTTATTGGAAACTCGGCCTCTGGTCATGATATAGCAGTGGATCTTCTACAGTCTGTTCACCAACCGCTGTACCAGTCACGGCGATCGCGAGGGAGGTTGGATGGCGATGAACCTCCCCTCGGAATGGAGTGGAAGACAGTTATCAAAGAGTATCGACTGGATGGTACAATCGTGTTCGACGATGGCAGCGAACTCAAAGACATTGATCACGTCATTTATTGTACAGGATATCTTCCATCTTATCCATTTTGGAACAGCAAAGTGAACGGCCGTCCACTATTCGACTACAAGAACAGAAAGCTTATCAACAACTACTGGCATACCTTCTTCCAGGATATTCCCAACTTGGCAGTCGTCGGCATCCGTCGCGTCTTGAC CACCTGA
- a CDS encoding hypothetical protein (At least one base has a quality score < 10) translates to MAPGSYGCPYQDRPPTPRSSACPVCPVCTAPPGFAPKKHLSPAVLQLVHDRRNTRNPIMQTHTDAMAAGLGGGKRSFSVRVWDTYMRVAFLYKSEVTVKWAYEKEHFD, encoded by the exons ATGGCTCCTGGTTCTTACGGATGTCCCTACCAGGACAGGCCGCCCACTCCCAGGAGTTCTGCTTGTCCCGTTTGTCCTGTATGTACTGCTCCTCCTGGGTTTGCTCCTAAGAAACATCTTTCTCCTGCTGTTCTTCAGCTTGTCCACGATCGAAGAAATACAA GGAACCCTATCATGCAGACGCACACAGACGCTATGGCTGCAGGACTCGGCGGAGGAAAGAGGAGCTTTTCTGTCAGGGTATGGGATACATATATGAGGGTCGCTTTCCTGTACAAGTCCGAAGTCACTGTCAAGTGGGCTTATGAAAAAGAACACTTCGATTAG
- a CDS encoding acid phosphatase, whose translation MARQNTLSKALVGLLPLASAASLNSEYTFNPLHHLAGIAPYFEPQDPPASPDAPQGCTPERAAYLVRHAAIYANDFDFEEYIEPFIEKIQNKTKIDWSKIPYLNFLDDWEPPISDAEVSLLTNVGRLEATRLGVDLEFRYPKFKQPKKVWTSSAERTVKSAQSFVRGLESDDKSIKVETIYESEESGADSLTPYKACPAYDGSTGSDEAEVYQKKYATPIVDRFNALASDFNFTVNDIFGMQQLCGYETVTRGKSPFCNLELFTPDDWLGWEYSEDVRYHYNAGYGNQISGYVGMPWLNTTAGLLLGDDSDEELYVSFTHRELPPMVLVAMGLFNNSEPAGTESQINDTMPLSKINYRRAWKSSHVLPFLSNIAIERLNCTNTYGYEDGEYYRVLVNSAPQPLPYCEDGPGTSCTRKSFEEYVQDRVERFTGFSEKCGVEYDNSTDILSIYNN comes from the coding sequence ATGGCTCGTCAAAATACCCTGAGCAAGGCCCTTGTAGGCCTACTGCCTCTcgcttcagcagcttcacTCAACTCCGAGTACACCTTCAAtcctcttcaccatctcGCTGGAATTGCTCCATACTTCGAGCCCCAAGACCCTCCCGCTTCTCCCGATGCGCCCCAAGGCTGCACTCCCGAACGCGCTGCGTATCTCGTGCGACACGCTGCTATTTATGCCAACGATTTTGACTTTGAGGAGTACATTGAGCCGTTCATTGAGAAGATTcagaacaagaccaagatcgaTTGGAGCAAGATTCCTTATCTGAACTTTTTGGACGATTGGGAGCCACCCATTTCCGACGCCGAGGTTTCGCTTTTGACCAACGTGGGAAGACTTGAGGCTACGCGATTGGGAGTTGATCTCGAGTTCCGATACCCCAAGTTCAAGCAGCCCAAGAAGGTCTGGACATCTTCTGCCGAACGAACCGTCAAGTCCGCTCAATCTTTCGTCCGTGGTCTTGAGTCAGATGATAAGTCTATCAAGGTCGAGACCATTTATGAGTCAGAGGAATCTGGTGCCGACAGCCTGACTCCCTACAAGGCTTGCCCCGCCTACGATGGCTCTACCGGCAGCGACGAGGCTGAAGTCTACCAGAAGAAGTACGCTACGCCGATCGTCGATCGCTTCAACGCTCTTGCATCAGACTTTAACTTCACTGTCAACGATATCTTTGGCATGCAGCAGCTTTGCGGCTACGAGACTGTTACTCGCGGCAAGTCGCCGTTCTGCAACCTTGAGCTTTTCACTCCTGATGACTGGCTTGGCTGGGAGTACTCCGAGGACGTACGATATCACTATAACGCTGGATACGGTAACCAGATCTCTGGTTACGTCGGCATGCCCTGGCTCAACACTACAGCTGgtctcctccttggtgatgattcCGATGAGGAGCTTTACGTCAGCTTCACGCACCGTGAACTGCCTCCCATGGTCCTCGTCGCGATGggtctcttcaacaactccGAGCCCGCCGGCACAGAATCTCAGATCAACGACACCATGCCTCTGAGCAAGATCAACTACCGTCGCGCTTGGAAGAGCTCTCACGTCCTGCCCTTCCTCAGCAACATCGCCATTGAGCGCCTCAACTGCACCAACACCTACGGCTACGAGGATGGAGAGTACTACCGCGTTTTGGTCAACAGTGCGCCTCAACCTCTACCTTACTGCGAAGACGGCCCCGGAACAAGCTGCACCCGAAAGAGTTTCGAGGAGTATGTTCAGGACAGAGTCGAAAGGTTTACTGGCTTCTCAGAAAAGTGTGGAGTGGAGTACGATAACTCTACTGACATTCTGTCCATTTACAACAACTAA